AAAGAAAATAatccaaataaaaaaaaaaaataagcatgTTGTTATTGCAAGTTTAAGCGATACATCTATTAAATCTTCGCTTCATTTTGTATATCGAGgaaaaagtttttttatttttgttaatattagtcattatgtaaataaagaGTTATTCAACCATACGAAGGAATGTTCAGATTCATCAATTGTAGTATTTGTTTATGAGTCCGATTGTACCCGCACACTGGGGGATGACAATGAAACGCGTAGTTATGACATAAGTGTAAGGAATATCCATCCTAAGAATTACAGAAGTATTTGTGATAATAACTACGCATGTGAAAAAGACTACTGGGAAGGGCGTAAGGCTGCTCTTTTTGGAGCCCATGAATATTTAAGGAAAAATGGCCTATGTGGTAGGGAAACGACCATAGAAGGGATTAGCGGTGGAATTAGAGTTGAAATTAGAGGCGAAACTAGAGGTAGAATTAGCGGTAGAGGTTGTATAAATATTGGTGGTCGTTCCCAGGGGGAAAAGGGCAGTTGCTCCTCGAACGAACACTGTAGCAGTTTTTCATCCCTCtacaaaaaggaaagaaaaaaggaacaaataggcgaaaaaaaaggaaaaaaaatagatgaaaACATTGtgtgtacaaaaaaatatgttgaTCGTTATCTTCTACTAATTAACTACATAACACATGACACAATACTTCAGTTCTCGTTCATTAAATTATGcgattatattttatataaatacctACAGCATGATGATGTTCATAAGAGTGCACTCGAGAGTGTAGCTAGTGCGCATAATGAAAAAGGTTTAGGTACTAGTTACATTTTTAGGGAAAATATACGGAGATGGTTCAACAGTGAAAGAGGTAGTATATATCGTGAAGCTACAAAAAGAGGAATGACAATAAACCGTTACATACTAAACCGAAGTTATACAAacataaatttgaaaaacgGTGTAACGTATCATTATGTAACTAACAAGGGAAATGATAAACTGGAGGGTGATAATGACGAAAAGCTTTTGGAGGAAACAAAACTTGAAATTACcgtttatattaaaaaaaaaaaaaatttaatagttGTAAGTCTTATTTTTCCCTTAACATGTTCAGAAAATCCAATTCGGATAAGAAAAAGACAAGTAGTTATGTTCAAATTAGTGGTatggaaaatttaaaaaaaatttctgacttgttaatacaaaaaaatagtcatatatatatatatagcaatagactgaaaagggaaaaagaattttttcttttttttaataatattaataaatgtttttatatatttatttctcctttattaatttattttaataagcaAAATTCGGAGTtgttacatataaatacaaatgaGCAGCAAAAAAAAGGGTCTACTAATTTCCATTTGATAATTGAATTTTTAATAGAGCTCCTTTACTTAATCCGTGAAAtgtttgttaaaaaaaaaaaattatcaaagAAGCTTCAGAAgtatatttcaaataaaacattgaaggggtatataaattatagttCTCTTAGTACTTATGTGGcagtgaaaaaaaagagaaaaatggggaaaatagaagaaaatggaataaagaaaaagaaatatatgtgcacatacaCATTTCATACGGTTactgaaaattattttttagcaCAAGAGGAAGACTTTTCATTGAATAGgaagttatttaaaaaaataaaaaaaattttgcgGAAATGCTCCCACttgaacaaaaatattattctaaattttgtagaaaaaaatttagaaaaagtTTGCACACATGTCAAAGATTTGTTAACATGGTGCAGCCAATTCAGTGCAGCAAGTTTGTGCAGACGAggatataacatatatttgtatttctGTAGAAAGGAATTGACGCCGCTTAGTAACGCAAAGGAACATTCAGAGATGAGTGATCATATTATAAGTAATAGAGGAAAATGCAGAGTTAAGTGCAGCGATAAGTACGTCGGAAAAAGTATCAATAAACCTAGCAGTAAATGCAGCAGTATACGCAGGGATAACTGGGGTGATGATACATCCTCGCACAGTGACAGTGGTAACAAAGACGAATTGAGAAATAGAGGCAAGGCAAGCACCCATTTAATATGTTCATTCAAAGTGGTATCAAGAATggataaaatagtaaaagtATTGAAACACATACTCATATgcttattatacatttttagtAAACTCGAAAAAAACTTCTCTAATTTGGACACTATATATAAACTGAAATGTCTTCATTATCTCATTAACGCATTTCCATATCTCTACATTTGTTatctaaaaaaagaaaaattgaagagcttttattataaaaaatatattcgtCATAGTAGACTTCCCTTCTTTAAACACTCGATGAAGAATACATACAATAAGCATATGTTAAAGTGTGTAatgagggaaaaaaaaaaaaaaaaaaaagacttctgaagtgtattttttttaagcagaaggaattttttttcttgttaaaagtgcagaaatatattttatatttttacctgTACTTGTTCAgaaaattttgcaaaaacaGGTTTGTATCAAACTGTAGCTTTAGCGACATTTCCTCCACAGAGCGAAAAAAAGGTATACgttcaacaaaaaaaaaaaaaaaaaaaaatattgagaGTAAACAACTATACAAGTGAATTATTACATAAGAGATTTTACacttttcttaaaaaaattagagaagaaaaaagaaaaaagaaaatttactCCTACTTTCAAAAATGTATGAATGTTCTTCTTTTAAGTAATAGCAAAAATGGTTCATTTGAAAATGCAAAAGCGTGTAATTACGTGCACACAagagaaaagagaaaaaaggagGTGAaggaacataaaaaaaaaaatggaaataaaccaaaaaaagaacaaaacagtggaaaaaaaaatgacatatatatattgaggCCCATAAGTATGGATAAACATTATttagaaagagaaaaaaagaaaaaagggaaaaatagcaaaaaggGGAGTAGTAATTATTCCAGTAGTAGTCAGCTTACCACAAGTGATAATGTGGTATATGACTTCACACCTGATGATAAACAGACAGAGCAGACACTGGtgaaatatacatttaataaaaataggaggaacgaaaacatatttataaaagacAAAGAATATTGcagattttttattttgaagaaaatgaaaaggacTGTGTCTAAATGCGGCACTTTCTTAATCAATAAGGTGAAAgaacaaatttataaaaaaaaaaatttattttttctaaatgtaaatatgcataaaataattttaataaagatGGTAAAGCATCTTCAATGTGAAgctaaaaatgttataactGATATTCTAAAAATGGGGGAAAGCAGTATGATGGGAATGAGGGGCTGTGGATATGCGGATGGTCAACATGGCGATGATCCGCACAGCGATAATGCCAAAAGAAATGACAAAGGGAAGGATACTAATACATCCTTTAT
This genomic interval from Plasmodium brasilianum strain Bolivian I chromosome 13, whole genome shotgun sequence contains the following:
- a CDS encoding hypothetical protein (conserved Plasmodium protein): MNVEKDRALFMNKLREEVQKVKGYCVIENVLSSWLMKRQIKMNINIKEKKKEGRIKRKQGYLFYLIESKYLNKILGKVFFNKKCVKNFLNRNNNSNNDSSYCCVKKIIQIKKKNKHVVIASLSDTSIKSSLHFVYRGKSFFIFVNISHYVNKELFNHTKECSDSSIVVFVYESDCTRTLGDDNETRSYDISVRNIHPKNYRSICDNNYACEKDYWEGRKAALFGAHEYLRKNGLCGRETTIEGISGGIRVEIRGETRGRISGRGCINIGGRSQGEKGSCSSNEHCSSFSSLYKKERKKEQIGEKKGKKIDENIVCTKKYVDRYLLLINYITHDTILQFSFIKLCDYILYKYLQHDDVHKSALESVASAHNEKGLGTSYIFRENIRRWFNSERGSIYREATKRGMTINRYILNRSYTNINLKNGVTYHYVTNKGNDKLEGDNDEKLLEETKLEITVYIKKKKNLIVVSLIFPLTCSENPIRIRKRQVVMFKLVQNSELLHINTNEQQKKGSTNFHLIIEFLIELLYLIREMFVKKKKLSKKLQKYISNKTLKGYINYSSLSTYVAVKKKRKMGKIEENGIKKKKYMCTYTFHTVTENYFLAQEEDFSLNRKLFKKIKKILRKCSHLNKNIILNFVEKNLEKVCTHVKDLLTWCSQFSAASLCRRGYNIYLYFCRKELTPLSNAKEHSEMSDHIISNRGKCRVKCSDKYVGKSINKPSSKCSSIRRDNWGDDTSSHSDSGNKDELRNRGKASTHLICSFKVVSRMDKIVKVLKHILICLLYIFKNFAKTGLYQTVALATFPPQSEKKVYVQQKKKKKKILRVNNYTSELLHKRFYTFLKKIREEKRKKKIYSYFQKCMNVLLLSNSKNGSFENAKACNYVHTREKRKKEVKEHKKKNGNKPKKEQNSGKKNDIYILRPISMDKHYLEREKKKKGKNSKKGSSNYSSSSQLTTSDNVVYDFTPDDKQTEQTLVKYTFNKNRRNENIFIKDKEYCRFFILKKMKRTVSKCGTFLINKVKEQIYKKKNLFFLNVNMHKIILIKMVKHLQCEAKNVITDILKMGESSMMGMRGCGYADGQHGDDPHSDNAKRNDKGKDTNTSFINHHEAEKLLYLVCKKIRINKNFSVFNIMNVLIKKKKNVHYTKIPNIDDQIISSFFHYEKCSINQIFEKNKSRPYKITLNYLVFFINGHITCTVHNFFTNNYEKLTKSQDKIYFINIQKNDFIKNMFVETTLYFLEYLFSYISGTISFIRKGEGTTPAKKIVTNAEAEKDEIEKKEEEKNKSHFNVCKIFCYEIEQNVCEIKKIYKVKRKGKFFLNVFIFSKKDLLFVYSYNKKNKSAIFNPFFVKFLNQNELYDVYLDRLNFRNA